The following nucleotide sequence is from Solanum dulcamara chromosome 7, daSolDulc1.2, whole genome shotgun sequence.
aaatcatctaatttaaaaattaataaaatcatcattttcataatatcCAATCTAAAATTAAGTTTAAATtaagataattaattattatttttagaagaaggagaaagagagataaagagagaaaaaaaggacaaaaaaagaagagaaggagagATAGgaggaagaaagagagagagagtaaaTATTGGGCTATGCTGAGTGTTTGTTTGGGCTGTAAATATGGGCAACTACCCCTTAAGGCCCACCAAAAGCCTTGTTCCACTGCTCCGGCTACCCGCAGTTGCCGCAATCTCTCACAGTAGCATTCACCatagcagcagcagcagtaaTGAGTAAGATGTTTAATCATCTTTGTATAtgctgatttttttttatatgtaaaaACAACTTTTTGATGCTGCAGGTGAAGAAGAAATGGAAGGAAAGGTTATGGAAGGGGTTGCTTCAATAGCACTCATAGAAAACGGGTCTATTTCCGGTCACTTTATTCATCTTCCTCATTCTATCTGCTATGGAATCCATGGCACTGgtaaataaatcaatttttccCAACAAGTAtgcatttttttcttatttgaaatcataggttataaatttttttgaattaactTGTTACTCTATTtgtcattgttggaagaaatggTTTGCGAAAGGGAATGTAGTAGGGGTGAGGACTACCGCTTGGTGAAGCTCACAATTATTGACTACAATGTAAGAGTCATTAATGGTTCTGTTTTCACTCAATTAATAGATATTATCTCACAGGTCATCTTTgctcttgatttcaaattttttcAATAAAACAAAGTAAGTAATTTTATGAGATAATAACTATTAGTTGATGACTTGTTAGTTAAGAGAGTTTGATCTTTCTTATTTCTTGTAATTAATTGTTGCATATTCcagagaaaaagagaaagggATGTTATAGTGGAGTGCAGAGGACATGATGCTGCCAGGATTCAGAATGTTGACCATGCTCATGGGTGAGTGAGTAGCCTTAAAATTACTTTGAAGAAAGTTTAGGAAATGAAGGTTCTTGCTTTAATCTAAACGGTTTTGCTGTAGCAAAACAGATACTTTTAATGAGTGATTACGAGGTTTTCCTGACTATCTATTGTGTCGAACCTTCTATAGTTCTTCTAGGGTTTCTCTGTAGCAAAACAGATAGTAAAACTTATTTCTTGCTTTAATCTGAAGAAGCATATTTGTTTACCTGAAACTGATAGTCAAACATATGGCAAAAGGCTGGTTATACGAGTTTAAGGCTTCTCTCCATTTACACTTTACTAATTGGTTTTGTATTTTTTTGCCACAAGATGGGAGGATGATGTTGTCAATATGCTTGACAAGAAGGATCACAACCACAAGATTCTTGTTTCTTTCGAGTGTGAGACACTGAAAGCAGCTAAAGAAGCTGAGGACCATATCAACAAATTCATGCCCAAATTAGCCGGGACAGATGCTGTTGGTAAAGTTactctattgccatcaatttacACTTTGCGAAGATTTCTCTTTCTGATAGTAATATGTCTCTGATAATGGTGTTAGCTTTCTCTAACCATCTTGTATGGCTATCAAACAAATTTTAGACTACCGGGTTTCATGACTTTGGTATGTTTCTGTGTTGTTGCTCCTTGTGCTAGTTCAAATTGTACCAGCTGCACCTTTTA
It contains:
- the LOC129893948 gene encoding uncharacterized protein LOC129893948 isoform X3, giving the protein MKMEGKVMEGVASIALIENGSISGHFIHLPHSICYGIHGTEMVCERECSRGEDYRLVKLTIIDYNRKRERDVIVECRGHDAARIQNVDHAHGWEDDVVNMLDKKDHNHKILVSFECETLKAAKEAEDHINKFMPKLAGTDAVVNIGKMRIVGLDFEDETGDGDDNQQNI
- the LOC129893948 gene encoding uncharacterized protein LOC129893948 isoform X1, translating into MSEEEMEGKVMEGVASIALIENGSISGHFIHLPHSICYGIHGTEMVCERECSRGEDYRLVKLTIIDYNRKRERDVIVECRGHDAARIQNVDHAHGWEDDVVNMLDKKDHNHKILVSFECETLKAAKEAEDHINKFMPKLAGTDAVVNIGKMRIVGLDFEDETGDGDDNQQNI
- the LOC129893948 gene encoding uncharacterized protein LOC129893948 isoform X2; amino-acid sequence: MKEMEGKVMEGVASIALIENGSISGHFIHLPHSICYGIHGTEMVCERECSRGEDYRLVKLTIIDYNRKRERDVIVECRGHDAARIQNVDHAHGWEDDVVNMLDKKDHNHKILVSFECETLKAAKEAEDHINKFMPKLAGTDAVVNIGKMRIVGLDFEDETGDGDDNQQNI